A stretch of DNA from Triticum dicoccoides isolate Atlit2015 ecotype Zavitan chromosome 2A, WEW_v2.0, whole genome shotgun sequence:
ctcttcttcttttcttccgcgagaatcacggttttgcttccgcgagaggcacggttgtgattttgtgagaggcacgggcgtgcctctttcggaaaaggaaaaacttgtgctcccggttcggtttcggTTTTTTTGTCCGATTTTTTTCGTGAAAATAGTTCATCAAAATctgtcaacatgggatctagttttgaaaataCCGACGCAAGGAATCCAACGGTAAAAATGGTTTGAGATTTTGACGCACTGTTTGAGAGATAAAACATGttaaataaacggatctacgaaaaaaggaaaactttcaggttgcgacaagtgacgcgctgcatgtgtgccacttgtcgcaacatggggagttggagtgatctttgcaacgagtactcctcaacTAGTAATTTCGATGTTGTTGATGTGCTTCCCCATGTGGTGCTCAAGGCCCATATAACTACGGATCATGGGCATCCAAGGATAGCCTCGTCCGCACATCTAAGACCTCCTCCAATGCACTAGTGCTaagatgaggtgctaagcacattaaaaatCTAAGAAACTAAAGTCcccaatgcaaaggtgcttagcTTGTTGTTGCTAAGcatccttcatttaatgatttagcaactaaagTTGTTCATGCATTGGTGGGGCTTCTTTCATTTAAGTGTTTTTCCTAGGTTCCCGCGCTTGGcattgtttcttcctggggtcaccacacccatctctctcctcttaattaccttgccacatcaTCTTTTTTGTCTACATGGcagccttagcacctgtacaagatggagcattgggagaggcctaAACAAGTCTATAGTATTGTCTTGTGTCTGAGTTTAAGTACTGCTATAAAAAAACTATTGAATTTaagtcagtggcggagccaggTTCACCGAAATGGGTGTACAAAGATCAAGATTTCCTAGGTATTTTTTCATGTATATGTGTTTTATTAACCTAGTACATGCTTTTTTATCAGAATTAATGGGTGTACATATGTACATCCATGTCCCCTTGTAGCTCCGTCCATGGTTTAAGTCCTAGATTTGATATGGACAATCATATTTCGGATTAATATCAGTTTTATTGTACTATCCTCTTAGTGGTTGGTGTGCTAATCAACCACAAGGTGCACGTGCGACTCCGTCAatcttaaaatatgtctacatatctTAAAGCTCCTGAAAGAGGCAGGATATGCATGTGCTCTTAGCTAgaaatgtgtgtatgtgtgtatgtaaaTGCCTGCGTCTAAATACTGCGTTTCTTAGAAAAAAATGTAGACTGTTAAAAAGCTACATCTTATACAAACAAACTATCCTCGCATGGTGAATTGGAGAGAGCAATATGTAAgaaagtagatgggtaagtctggcGAATCATGTCTCGTGTTCTGGCCAGAGTGACGGCCAAGTGctaaattagtactccctccgttccacagttATTGTTGTGGTTATTGTGCGAATTGAAGCGGTCACCGTATTATGAATATATTTGATTGGTTTAGTACCGGTCACCGAAATAGTACGAATTATGGATTATATGGGTGTTTCTTCTTTAAAATGTCTTAGGGAGTACTCGATGTTGGTTTTACCCATACTACTAAGTCAGCATAGTTTCAAAAGACACTTTGACAAAATGACGGCAGTTAGCGCGGTCACGGCACGAGCTCGGCGTGCGCTAGACCGACGACCAACACGAAAATACGCCATGAAAGCGACCCGCATACCGCCGCGGAACGTAGTACGTGGTCGCGGAGCGGTAGCTACTAGTACAATACTACTCCTACATCACAGCCGGATTCTTGTCACACACAGCCACAGCCACAGCCACGCCCAGCTAACGAACGGCAAGCGGTGGTTCGGTCGTCGCCGCGGTGCACGAGTGGTGGAGCATCTGATTAGATTAGAAAAGAGAAGGCTCCACCACCCACCGGTCGGTGCCCGCCGAAATCCAACAGGGACAAACCTCACCCCGTACGTGCACCGCCAGCTGCGCGACGCCGACGCGCGATCGCTCGCCGGACACACGCACATGCGCGGCGGGGAGGACCCCACGCGCCCGGCTCGGCCGGCGCACGGCCCGCCGGAGTGGTTGCCCCGTCACGCACCATCGCACGAAGAAACTGTAGGATTGGAGCCGGGCAACCACAGCCCGATCGGGGATCCGACGGGCTTCAGTTTCCGGGCGCCGTCGGGGCCCTGGAAAGCGGACGAGCGTGCCGATTCTGCGACTGTGCGACGCCACCGGCGCATTTTCCGTACCACATACAGAGTGTTAATTGGAGTTTTGGACTCATCCGCCGCCTGGCGTGCACCAACTAGGCAACTAGGCCAGCCCAGGGCTGAAGATTTCTGAAAGAGGATATACAGATATAGAGCTACTCTTCTACAGATACATGCCACGTTCTTTCCAACGTTTTTTCGGCCGAATTCAGAGTACAACAACGACAGTGGTCTCCGATCGGACAAATCCTCGTGCTCGCCGCAgacatgccatgccatgccatcgCTCGCGTGCCGACGGTGACGCTGGGGAATCTGCATGCTAGTGGCCGGGTCGACGCATGCTCCCGCTGTCAAAAGTGGAAGAGATGAACTTGCTGGTAGCTCCATGTACGCACTGGTTTACGTGCTGCGTCAAAGAGGGATTAATTCAGGTCACGGCATAAAGCTCAGCTCCATCCACCTTTTTACTCCACTGGACTTTCCCCCACATGAGCTCACACACATTTTGAGGACATACAcatgcatggcaagaacacaaagagaaagaagaagaggaaaaagaggaACCCAGCTACTAGCTACGTACATCCATGAATGAATAATGAAACAATCCGTGGCCAGCCGATTGGCATGAACGATTGTTTCTGATTCCTTTTCTCTTGTCCTAGGAATCGAACAACAGATGCATCCACCCCCTAAACCTAGAATGAACGAATTGCCCACATCGCAGCAGCAATGGCCGATCCAACAGCAACCACGATTTAGCTTGTGCTTTTGACGAGGACTCGAGGTTCATCCAAGAAACCATTTTTTCGATCACTGGCCGGCAAGTTGTGAGTGCTGGCTGTTATCTGTGAGTGCCAGTGCAATGCTCCGCGTATGGCCGTCATTTCGAGCCGACGCCGAGCGTGAGCTCAAGCTCCTCGGCGGCGACCTCGTGGATCCTCTCCCCTTCCCACGGCGTCACCCTCCCCTTGTCGAACTCGAACTCCGGACCGCTTCGGCCCCGCTCCCCCGCCATTCCCTCCATCTCCATGGAGTTGGAGCTGGAGGCGCCTAGGTTGACGAGGTTGTACGCGGGCGAGGTCGGCGCCGTGGTGGCCATCTGGAAGCTGATCCACCGGCCAGAGTCCACCGTGGAGACGTCTGACTCGTCGCACTCCGGTATCGTGTCCGGGTGCTCGTGCCGGCGGCCACGGGTGGGGCTAGCCGGCGCGGAGAGGGCGAAGaacgggtgccggaacgggtccacCTCCCAGTCCGGCTTCAGGATCTTGGGCGGCCGCGACGCCGTCGGCGAAGAGAGCGGCGGCGTCACCGGCGCGCTGTTGGAGACCCGGAGCGGGGGCAGGTTGGGGAGGCCACGGAGGAACGGGAGGAGGCAGGCGGGGCTCGGGTTGTCGAGGCGCGTGGGGCTCGGGAAGCTCGACGACGCCGGGCTGGCGTGGTAGGAAGGCACCGGGCTCGGGAACGACGACGAGGGCGCGCTGAGCAGCTGCGAGGACGAGCAGGGGCTCATGCCCGCCGACGAGACCCCACCGAACGGCCCGGACGACGGCGGCTTGTATCCCTGCCATAAATCGAACCACACAATCAGATCCACACATCCAAGCAAGCCTAGCTAGATCCAGGAAacggagggggagaagaaacatgggAGGGGAGCGGGCGATCTCGATCCCGAGACCAAGAAACGAGGTCTATCTCGCGCTCACCTTGCGGTAGGTGGTGCCGTCGTCCTCCACGACCCAGCCGGCCTCGCGGCAGAGCTCCTTGAGCACCTCGTTGTTGTCGCAGTGCTTGGGCAGCTTGtagttgccgagcgcgcggaggccGGTGAAGATCTTGGCGGCGATggcccggcgccggcgctcgcggCGCTTGTTGTTCTCCCGCTCCTTCCACGTGGGCGTCCGCCCCAGCccggcctccgcctccgccgccgccgccgcccgggccgcCCCCGACGTCATGCTAGCTCCCCTGCTCCGgcgctgctctgctctgctccgcTGCTCTCTCTCcgtcccctctcctctctctccacttGGCCTAGCTCGTTTCTTTAATGGTGAGGTGGGGTGCTACAGTATGGGACTGGGAGAGGGTGCTGGGCGTGGAGTGTGCTGAGCTGAGCTTTCTCTGTCGTGTGGGGTCGTCTGGGCGGGCTCACGGGGAGGGTACGGCGACCCCCGTCCGCTTTATTGCGACTGGATTGGCCAGATTCTACTGGTGGtgtccgggccgggccgggcccacTTTCCCTCTTGGCGGGCTCGGCTTTTGAGGATGGTGAGTGTGAACTGCGCCCTCCTCTGCGAGGTGAGTGCGAGTGGTGCTCTGCGTGTGTCATGTGCCTGTGCCCGCTGCGTTGGGATTTGCCCCACGAATTTTACGGCCGTCGTGCTGGCAGTATAGTCTACTAGTACATAGATAGGTACACAACGAACGAGGAGTATCTATGGGTGCTGCGCTGCTGCTCCTCGCAAAGTGCGTGCGTGGTAGAAACTCGTCTGTAGAGTACCGTCGTCGACCCACCAATGGAGGGAAGTTCTGGTGAATACAGAGGCCAGAATTTTACGTGTACTGGGTTTGATTCGGTGGTTGGTTCCACACTTCAGGGCTGTGTGTGTGGCATGGCAAATTTCCCAGATATTTAGAGCATGCGCGAACTTCTCCGTGCAAGAAACTCCACCTAACATGCTCGGGCCGGCCATTGtctcaaagaaaaagaagaaagaaaaagctcGGGCCCCAGTCTCTCTCGTGTGGAGTTGTAgcccccgacgccgccgtcttggAACGCCGTCCGTTCACACCAATCATTTTCTACCGCGGAACGGGGGAAAATGTGCTGTACGTACAGTGTGTCGCGATTAACTGGTTAGTCACGGTCTGGACCTTCGATTATACTGTAACTATTTATTAATCCTAATCACGGGAGGCTGGAGCGACGGCGATGCCAGTGCCAAGGGGCAGGTGACAGCGCTTTCTGCTGTAGTAACTTATGTTGCTTTGACC
This window harbors:
- the LOC119353975 gene encoding protein BZR1 homolog 1 translates to MTSGAARAAAAAEAEAGLGRTPTWKERENNKRRERRRRAIAAKIFTGLRALGNYKLPKHCDNNEVLKELCREAGWVVEDDGTTYRKGYKPPSSGPFGGVSSAGMSPCSSSQLLSAPSSSFPSPVPSYHASPASSSFPSPTRLDNPSPACLLPFLRGLPNLPPLRVSNSAPVTPPLSSPTASRPPKILKPDWEVDPFRHPFFALSAPASPTRGRRHEHPDTIPECDESDVSTVDSGRWISFQMATTAPTSPAYNLVNLGASSSNSMEMEGMAGERGRSGPEFEFDKGRVTPWEGERIHEVAAEELELTLGVGSK